ttattattgtcttctttttatttattcatttattcatttattcattcatttcgacctcgaagccaaagttgtatttaatacaagTGGAGCAAGACTTGAGTCAAAGGCtctaaaaatagtttaggacaggtgaaatgggtcggaagcccaactagactagaaCAGGTCTTGTTGATTTATgctcaatggcctaaatcctttactttctcctcccttccccttttatgtgtttatttgtttattagttttgtttagacttagttaaaatccctactaaatcgcctaaatctattttacacaagtctgtttttttgaaaaaaaatcaaatcactatttcaacaaattaatcttttcgaagttaatcaaaagacgattttcaaacagtccgtataaccgcaagttagcggacgttttaggtgcctaacaccttcttaaaacgttaataggaaccgcttatctagaatctctaacttaaaacgattttcctgttttgaatcgtttgaagtaacttttataaagatttcttaattccttttcaaaattaagtggcgactctcttcagAAGTTAAAATTTGTGCAAAACAACGGTTGATTCAATTGAGACCACACCTATAATATTAGATACGTCTCTAGGTGTGTTGAGGGAAAAAACACAATCAATATGTGCTGCCCGTTACAAAATTTGACGATCTCTGAAAGCGTAATATTCTACATATGTTTTATGAGATTTTGGaggcaatcaataacaatggtaTTATTATTCACCTACCAGCCTAAAAGTGAAGTGCAATCTTTGAAAGCTAACATACTAACGCACTAATTACCATCCTTGAAACTAAATCCAGTTTAATATCTATTTCTAACGATATAGTCTcttcattttatataatttgaccTGATACAAAAAGTGAAGTGCAATCTTTAAAAGCCAACATACTAATGCACTAATTACCACCCTTATAACTAAATCATGTTTAATATATATTTCTAACAATATATAATTAGTAAAACTTTAATTAGAAGTGCAGGTTACTAAACTAATGTTGTTAATAAGattttttaaactttaaatttgattattattaatttatgtaattatttaatatcaaagataatataaaaaaaactctaaatttattaaataaagcATCTAATATAGTGCAAAAAAcatgaaatttggatttaaagaGAAAGATTGCACATGCCTTATAAGTAGACTATCTATCTCGTTAGCCATCGAGACAGAGTTTTCTATTTTATTCAATATATGGGATAAAGTaaaatgaaactaacaaaatattttaagatatatagTCTAGTTGTATAAACTTATTGACCAATGGTAAGGTAGCCATTTGGGTATAATGTGGTCCGCAGCAacagataataactattcatggaAGTCTGGCAACTGCACTTAACCGGCCCCCCTCAAGGCCCTCCCTTCACTTCTCTCATCTTTGATTATACTGCTTTTCAGTCTTACTGTCTCCCTTTCTTTCTCTCTCTGTTTCCAGTTTTTCCAGCTAGATAGTCTCTACATATTTATGATCAATAAAACATCCAAATCAAGAAACAAATAACAATATTACAAGACACTTTCCTTTTCATTTCTCTAAGGTACTAGAAATGTATTCTAGTATAATTAAATACACTACTTGTGAATTCTGATTATATGTAGTTTTATTACATGCATTCTTTCAAAAGGAGAAATCATATAGGTGTAACACATATCCACCATGCATCTTTCTGCTAATCATCAATTATGCACATAGTCCTCTTTTTTAAAACCTTTTCTTGGTATCAAGTAATTTGTCTTGGGATTGTGACATTTGTGTATTTACATGGTCTTTCTCTAGTCTTTTCCAGAGGCGGAGCTAGCCTCCTGCCGAaccttcgacggaaaaatatactatttatacataatgaaaattatttttttacgtaGTTACATAGcttcgactaagttttctttgaatattaaaTCCTTAGTTGAAATACTGGCTCCACCTCGGGTCTTTTCTCTGTTATATATTTGATGATCTATCTCAATTCTCACATGGGGTTTtgtgtttttgtctttttttaacTCAATGATCTGCAATATGAATCATGTTTTCTAAAGAatctttccttttttgttttcttgaaaaattcttgCCACTGCATTTACTAAAAAACTCTACAGCTTTGGTTTGTGTAGATAGAGAAGATGGTGagaagtgagcatcataattagAGGCTTTTTGGGTGACTGAAAAGGATGCCAATTCAGAAAAATGGTTTGCACTGAGAATGACTTACTGGGGTGGAAAGATTTTCCTAAAGGACTTAGAGTCCTCCTTCTTGATAAAGATTCTAATTCTGCCTCTGACATGAGATCAAGGCTTGAGGAAATGGAATATATAGGTAACATCTTTTTTGTTCTTTCATTTCTTGTGAACTGTTTAATCATGTTCATTTCAGTCTTTTTTTGCCCCACTTAATTTTGAATTACTTGGTCCTTTTTGTTTCTGATCTCTCCTTCAAGCTTTATAGGTTTCACATCCAATTGCTTTTTGCATTTATTACAAAGGGAGGCTAAATACAGTGATCTATAACTATCCATCTTTCTATTTTGAGAATAAGATAAGAGCATTCAGGGGGCTTTGTCCTTTGTATTTGTCTATCTTTTGATGGAAATTTAGGGTGTGTTCAGTCACATTCGGTTGGTCAAAATTTTTGGAGAACATTTTCTCTAGGAAAACGACTTGCCTggtaaaaattgtgaaaacaagtTACACAAGTGGTGGTCTACCTTGAGTAGATCTTAGGAGCTGAAGTCTATTTTCTTGAATGTTCATCTTCATACATGGTTATTCATGTCCTTGCAGTTTACGCATTCTGCAATGAGACTGAAGCTTTGTCTGCAATCTCAAGCAAGTCTGAAGTATTCCATGTTGCCATTGTAGAGGTATCTTTTGTTTTCTTCCTCTGGTATGAAGTTTTACACATTCATTTTATAGTTGTTTTTCATGTAGGCGATTGATCTTGGATTGTGATAATACCTTTCTATCATGAAGAAATTAAGCTATAGCTATAGCTCTCCTTATCGATTCTCTCACTTTGTAGTGGTTTATTACCAGGGAGTTAACCAAGGCCAATGTTTTTCCTACTATATATGATTGTGTCTGTTTATTGTCAACAGGTAAGTGCTGGCAACAGTGATGGAGGACTCAAATTTCTCGAAGGTGCTAAAGATCTGCCAACTATAAGTAAGTGCTTCTGTATTGTAGTTAGATGCATACTGGAAGTGCTAACCTCCTAAATTTATTAACTAGCCTTGTGGTTACCAGCCGTTATAAGTGAAGTTATACCATTGTCCTAAATCTTGTTTTTGGAATTGATGCTTTATGAAGTTGGATCTAGTGTTAACTGCATCCCTTCtttatctttcattatttttgttcttgaagtgaCTCGCCATCCATGAAACGGCATTGTGAAAAGCACAAATTATCTCCACTAAGAAACATCATAAAAACAATACAACTTGGAAATTTTGATTGCTAAGTGAAATATCGCTGATAGAACTTCTTTATCCTATCTTTCTTCCAGTGGTGTCAAATATTCACTCTATTAGCACCATGATGAAGTGTATAGCGGTAAGATCTCAGTGATAAGTTTTTAGTTGATGCAATTTGGAAGTAAGTAAATATTGCTGAACAATGCtaattctttatatatttttttgcagCTTGGTGCAGTTGAGTTCCTTCAGAAACCATTATCAGATGATAAACTGAGAAATATATGGCAGCATGTAGTTCACAAGGTTAAATATGTTCTTTTAGATTGTTGAGCTTATTATGGCAGCATGTAGTTCGCAAGGTTAAATATGTTCTTTTAGATTGTTGAGCTTATTATGTGAAGAGGAAAATCTGACTTTTATTAGTCGGAACAGGCATTTCATTCTGGAGGAAAGAATGTCGCTGAGTCGCTTAAGCCGGTTAAAGAATCTCTTTTGTCCATGCTAGAGCTCCAACCAGTAAAGCGCGAAGCAGATAGTGAAAATTCTAATGAAGCTGAACCCTTGACCTCAGTATTGGAAAACCAAAAAGAATCACCAAATTGCTGCGATAAGTATCCGGCTCCTTCAACCCCACAACATAAACAAGGAGTGAGGTCAGTGGATGATGGTGATTTCCAAGATCATACTATCTTGTCAAATGAACAAGATAGTGAGGTACATGAAGGGGACACAAAATCTGTCGAAACTACTTGTTGTGATTCTGTTGCTGAGACTAGTATCCTGGCAGATTCTGCCGGGCGACTAGAAGTGGCTATCACAAAGGATGAGCGTGATTCTGCTGCTGATCAAAATATGGAGGATCCCATTGCTACTTGTTCACGAAGTAATGACTACCCAGCCGATGGCAGTACTCGTTCTGCTGAATCTAATAAAGCTTCTGGTCTCCATAGTTCAAGTGGGACAAAAGCtaataagaagaaaatgaaggTAACATGGAGCAACTGCAGATtactaattctgtaactgaaaaaTTTGTAACATAGAGTTTCCATGATTGCTAGTGTTAAAAGTCGAAATTGTCATAGTTGCAGCATCGTTGCATATCGTCATAGTTGCGACGTCGTTGCATTCTGGCCTAAATTAACATTTTTCGTCGTTTCAAAAGTTCCTGGGCCAATGGTTACTTGTGTAGGCCTGAAAACTGTTGTGTCTATCCAATGGATTTTTCCTTGTTATGGGAAAGTGCATGCATTTTAGCATTATATGTAGTTAATTCAGCGTAGATCTAAGAATCCTGCAGTTTTTGAATTACTTTTTTGTGGGAGTAAGCTTTCGTCTCTCTTTGAATCCAGGTAGACTGGACACCTGAACTACACAAAAAATTTGTTAAGGCAGTCGAGAAACTTGGTATAGATCAAGCCATTCCTTCTCGAATACTAGAGCTGATGAAAGTAGAAGGCCTGACAAGACATAATATAGCTAGCCATCTCCAGGTTGGTTGAGTTTTAATTCTGCTCTTTTATAATTTACTAGTAGTCTTGTTTCCAGTTGAAGTTATCACAATATATGAAAATGAATGTGAAAAACAAACCCTGCCTGCTGGATATAAGGGAGCATGGTGCCTAACGTCATAATGCAGTAAATTTAACAAGGAACAGGAAGAAACCACATAATTTGAGTAAGCCATGCTCTGTTAGGTAGGAGGAAAAATGTCCCGAATCTGGGAAGGGAAACATTAGTAAACAATGTCATTTTCAGTGTGTTGGCCCCTGAAGTAGAAGTTGGTGTCATCTTTCAAATTTGTAGGGGTCACATTGTAAAGCAAGTTGTCCAAACATGAATAGACTATTATATTGCTCAGTTTAAAGAACAGCAACGCTTTTTCCATGCAGAAATTCAGGATGCAGCGGAGGCAAATTTTGCCAAAGGAAGACGAGAAAAGATGGCCTCGTCCTCAACTTAGAGATTCAGTACAAAGAACCTATTATTATCCACATAAACCTGTCATGGCCTTCCCGACCTATCATCCGAATAATGCACCCACAGCTGGTCAATTCTATCCTCCTTGGATACCACCAGGAGGTTACCCGAATGGTGCGCATATGTGGGGTTCACCTTATTATCCTGGATGGCAACCACCCGAGAATTGGCACTGGAATCCTCACTCTGGAGtaagattaatgtccttaaaactgatctactttttctttttacctGAATGTACCTACATTAAGTGTTTCGCGGAATTCTGAGTTCAAAGAATTATTAAAATCTATTATGTGATTACTTGCAGCTGTATGCTGATGTATGGGGTTGCCCCGTTACACCTCCATCTTTAGGATCATGTACACCGTACCTTCAGGTAAATTCATCGGTGCTACTTTCTTCTTTGAATGTTTCACGTTCAATTCAGCAGTATAAACTGGCTATTCTACGTGAATGCACAGTTGGTCCATGTTCATAAATCATAACTGCATAATGGTTGTATAATAATGCAGAATGCATCTGGGATACACAACAGATATGGCATAATACAAAAATCAGTTGATCTTCACCCGGTAAGTTCATCCCAGTTAATGTATAATTTCACTCAATTAAATCacttaaatcataataatttaatataatttgacGTAAACTAGTCGTAAATGTGTCAAGCGGATGTGATAAGTATATGAATATGAATACTTGGCTCATATTCTTCAAAATACgcaacaaattaaaattttgactTAGTAGTGCCGAATATTTTCACACACTAGCTAATTGACAtgaaagttttttctttttcacgtgtaatcaaattaaaatcatataaGTTGTAATGGAGGCAGGCGCGGGACCAACATGTTACAGGCAGGTTCAcagaattcaataatttttgctCAAACTCTTATATATTAAAAATCTTCACTAAATATTGAACTCTAAGCTATCTATTTATACCAACCATTCGAGATAATTTTGAGagcttataaattttaaattctagatCTGATTTGGATACATGTTATGTGGGTTCTTGCAGGCAGAGGAGGTCATAGATAAGGTGGTAAAGGAGGCAATACACAAGCCATCGTTGCCTCTACCATTGGGCCTAAAATCTCCTTCAACGGAGAGTGTTCTCGACGCGCTTTCCAAACAAGGCATCTCCGCCGTTCCTTCACGCATCAACGGTTCTCGTCGCCCGCATTGACAGAGATTTGGTTCTCGGAAGTACCTCACGCGGAGGCGCGTGTTTCAACCCGCAACCTGAGCGCGTGGTGACGAATTGACCTGACACAGCAGAGATAAGTAGATCCATTAAGGAACTGATCCTATAAAAGTCTTGCTCGTGTGCTGACCCTTTTTGTTGCATGGCACAGAATCGGCCACGTATATGGCTTACGTGAATGGCTGAAATAATTTGTTTTCCTGTAAATAAAAAATTCCTTTAGAATTGTAGATCGTATTTCTATTTTACATGCtgttttaagaaaatattaattaaaaaaatttaatctgtttaattttatttattatttaatatataatttttatttattaaatactaATGTGTTATCACctcaaaattaatatatttatagtctttaaaaatgattattattaaaagcAATAATTAGAGATCAAAATTGTGGATCTATTTTTCCCCCCTCAGAAATAACCTCATTATCCCACATAAGGTAGAAGAAAAGGTTTATATATACTTTACTCTTTCAAAATTTCACTTGTGAGtatgttattatatattttaaaattataaataaataaata
The Capsicum annuum cultivar UCD-10X-F1 chromosome 6, UCD10Xv1.1, whole genome shotgun sequence DNA segment above includes these coding regions:
- the LOC107872899 gene encoding two-component response regulator-like APRR2; its protein translation is MVCTENDLLGWKDFPKGLRVLLLDKDSNSASDMRSRLEEMEYIVYAFCNETEALSAISSKSEVFHVAIVEVSAGNSDGGLKFLEGAKDLPTIMVSNIHSISTMMKCIALGAVEFLQKPLSDDKLRNIWQHVVHKAFHSGGKNVAESLKPVKESLLSMLELQPVKREADSENSNEAEPLTSVLENQKESPNCCDKYPAPSTPQHKQGVRSVDDGDFQDHTILSNEQDSEVHEGDTKSVETTCCDSVAETSILADSAGRLEVAITKDERDSAADQNMEDPIATCSRSNDYPADGSTRSAESNKASGLHSSSGTKANKKKMKVDWTPELHKKFVKAVEKLGIDQAIPSRILELMKVEGLTRHNIASHLQKFRMQRRQILPKEDEKRWPRPQLRDSVQRTYYYPHKPVMAFPTYHPNNAPTAGQFYPPWIPPGGYPNGAHMWGSPYYPGWQPPENWHWNPHSGLYADVWGCPVTPPSLGSCTPYLQNASGIHNRYGIIQKSVDLHPAEEVIDKVVKEAIHKPSLPLPLGLKSPSTESVLDALSKQGISAVPSRINGSRRPH